The Microbacterium sp. SORGH_AS_0862 genome has a segment encoding these proteins:
- a CDS encoding cold-shock protein, with translation MATGTVKWFNSEKGYGFIAPDDGSADLFAHFSAIAGNGFKELREDQKVEFDAEQGPKGMQAANIRAL, from the coding sequence ATGGCCACTGGCACCGTGAAATGGTTCAACTCCGAGAAGGGCTACGGCTTCATCGCTCCCGATGACGGCTCCGCCGATCTCTTCGCACACTTCAGCGCGATCGCTGGCAACGGCTTCAAGGAGCTCCGCGAAGACCAGAAGGTCGAGTTCGACGCCGAGCAGGGCCCCAAGGGCATGCAGGCCGCGAACATCCGGGCACTCTGA
- a CDS encoding MarR family winged helix-turn-helix transcriptional regulator, which produces MSSEAASTSKLSRALNAYSAARNDALVAARKELRISEVDARALLFVVDNPGVRPSALRDYLGITSAGVTSLVDRLVERGLARRDSDAEDRRGNHITATVDLTAEPWSALTAFDRRFERAVEANLGARSDELAALLTHLTEESVAQSA; this is translated from the coding sequence CGCCTCGACCTCGAAACTCTCGCGCGCCCTGAACGCCTACTCGGCTGCCCGGAACGACGCGCTCGTCGCCGCGCGCAAAGAGCTTCGCATCAGCGAAGTCGACGCTCGCGCACTTCTTTTCGTCGTCGACAACCCCGGTGTTCGCCCCTCCGCTCTGCGGGACTATCTCGGCATCACATCGGCCGGTGTCACGTCCCTCGTCGATCGCCTCGTCGAGCGCGGACTTGCCCGTCGAGACTCGGATGCCGAGGACCGGCGCGGCAACCACATCACCGCCACAGTGGATCTGACGGCCGAGCCCTGGTCCGCCCTGACCGCGTTCGACCGTCGTTTCGAGCGGGCGGTGGAGGCGAACCTCGGCGCGCGCTCCGACGAACTCGCCGCCCTGCTGACCCATCTCACCGAAGAGAGCGTCGCGCAGAGCGCATGA